One window of the Rhizobiaceae bacterium genome contains the following:
- a CDS encoding MurR/RpiR family transcriptional regulator, which produces MSLLDPKTVGPRIRMMMPQLTPLEAQVVETIRARRDFDETTSLRSVADDAGVSEAMVVKVAKKLGFAGFKELRAGLATYNRLPTSGQRGELSDDDTDADIAAKVFRTTMRAIEETLSILDPAALEQAAEAIFSARQRDFYGIGGSAQIARDVSHKLLRIGVRSNVFDDAHMMLMSAALLGEGDVAVGISHSGTTEAVIEPLEFAKRRGARTIALTNYPTSALAGIADVVLCSTAEGSPLLGENAAARIAQLILFDAVFAAVARRDLAAAERNLAATMGAVAGRRRRP; this is translated from the coding sequence ATGTCTCTCCTCGATCCAAAGACGGTGGGTCCACGCATCCGAATGATGATGCCGCAGCTGACGCCGCTCGAAGCACAGGTGGTCGAGACGATCCGCGCCCGGCGCGATTTCGACGAGACGACGTCGCTCAGATCAGTCGCCGACGATGCCGGGGTCTCGGAGGCCATGGTTGTGAAGGTCGCCAAGAAGCTTGGCTTTGCAGGTTTCAAGGAGCTGCGCGCCGGGCTCGCCACCTACAACCGGTTGCCGACCAGCGGGCAGAGAGGCGAGCTTTCGGACGACGATACGGATGCCGACATCGCGGCCAAGGTGTTCCGGACGACGATGCGGGCCATCGAGGAAACGCTTTCGATCCTCGATCCGGCGGCGCTTGAGCAGGCTGCCGAGGCGATTTTCTCGGCGCGGCAGCGCGATTTCTACGGCATCGGCGGCTCCGCACAGATCGCACGGGACGTCTCGCACAAGCTGTTGCGCATCGGCGTCCGGAGCAATGTGTTCGACGACGCGCATATGATGCTGATGTCCGCCGCGCTGCTCGGCGAAGGCGATGTCGCCGTCGGCATTTCGCATTCGGGGACGACCGAGGCGGTGATCGAGCCGCTGGAATTCGCGAAGCGCCGGGGCGCGCGCACCATCGCACTGACCAATTATCCGACCTCGGCGCTCGCCGGGATCGCCGATGTCGTGCTGTGTTCCACGGCCGAGGGATCGCCGCTGCTGGGCGAGAATGCGGCGGCACGGATCGCGCAGCTGATCCTCTTCGACGCGGTTTTCGCCGCCGTTGCCCGGCGCGATCTCGCGGCGGCGGAACGCAACCTTGCGGCCACCATGGGCGCCGTTGCCGGCAGGAGACGCAGGCCGTGA
- a CDS encoding sugar phosphate isomerase/epimerase: MTRFATRLNSFGSAPELFWPDLRDKPTFMQMVERAATVKGLTDVDLNFPDHVQEKPSELARRINGAGLAINGLAMRYYTNPVYKRGAFTNPNASVRREAIDLTKRGIDAAREMGIDLMTIWLGQDGFDYNFQIDYAQVWDWEVEAIREVAAHDPACRVSIEYKPDEPRAQALLRDAATTLLAIEEAGSPNLGVTIDFAHSLYAGEQPALAAHLVHRRSRLLGVHLNDGYGKRDDGLMVGAVHLRSTLELLRQIRRDGYDGALYFDTFPDASGLDPVAECEANIAVVNRLMEVADRLDGDNQLAAAVAMQDAVASQVSVNKALIGL, encoded by the coding sequence ATGACCCGATTTGCCACTCGTCTGAATTCGTTCGGCTCCGCTCCGGAGCTTTTCTGGCCCGATCTCAGGGACAAGCCCACCTTCATGCAGATGGTCGAACGCGCCGCCACGGTGAAGGGCCTGACGGACGTCGATCTGAATTTTCCCGACCACGTGCAGGAAAAGCCGTCGGAACTTGCGCGCAGGATCAACGGCGCCGGGCTGGCGATCAACGGTCTCGCCATGCGCTACTACACAAATCCTGTCTACAAGCGCGGCGCCTTCACAAATCCGAACGCATCCGTGAGGCGAGAGGCGATCGACCTCACCAAACGCGGCATCGATGCAGCGCGGGAAATGGGCATCGACCTGATGACGATATGGCTCGGACAGGACGGGTTCGACTACAATTTCCAGATCGACTATGCGCAGGTCTGGGACTGGGAGGTGGAAGCGATCCGGGAGGTGGCGGCGCACGATCCCGCCTGCCGCGTCAGTATCGAATACAAGCCGGACGAGCCGCGCGCGCAGGCGCTGCTGCGCGATGCCGCGACGACGCTGCTGGCGATCGAGGAGGCGGGGTCACCCAATCTCGGCGTGACCATCGATTTCGCGCATTCGCTCTATGCCGGCGAGCAGCCTGCGCTTGCCGCCCATCTGGTGCATCGGCGAAGCCGCCTGCTTGGCGTTCACCTGAACGACGGCTATGGCAAGCGCGACGACGGCCTGATGGTCGGCGCGGTGCATCTACGCTCGACGCTGGAACTGCTGCGCCAGATCCGCCGCGACGGCTATGACGGTGCGCTCTATTTCGACACTTTTCCGGACGCGAGCGGCCTCGACCCCGTGGCCGAGTGCGAAGCCAACATCGCCGTCGTGAACCGGCTGATGGAGGTCGCCGACAGGCTGGACGGCGACAATCAGCTCGCGGCGGCCGTCGCGATGCAGGACGCGGTCGCCAGTCAGGTCAGCGTCAACAAGGCGCTGATCGGCCTTTGA
- a CDS encoding bifunctional aldolase/short-chain dehydrogenase: MKSRWSDAEFASVVDAYVAKGVNRDLAIRTYTTRLLGSDPELVLHGGGNTSVKTVLTDMDGSEVDVLCVKGSGWDMGVIEPAGLPAVRLHPLQAMVEFETLSDEDMVMLQRRLLLDPYAPNPSIEAILHAILPFRHIDHTHANAIVSLTDQPHGEDLIRELFPDSIVVPYVMPGFDLAKACDKAFKAQPKADGMILLKHGIFTWSDDSRTSYEDMIAKIDKAEKRIAQGRARPFTGVSLPQNLASVGEVAPILRGAIALDSGLEGAPKRFVLEYRTSEKILDFCNAGNAGDLVRRGNATPEHVIHIKRFGVALPAPVKGELDQWAKAVRDAVAAYKDDYIAYFERNNVRVGGIKKMLDPMPRVFYVAGVGIFAAGATRKSAMVGADCVEATVEVITNAEGIEAFEALPEPDLFDVEYWSLEQAKLAKNLEKPLTRQIAIVTGGASGLGRAVAEALKAEGAEVALFDINEEALKREAKQLGGFPVVCDVTDPVSVDAAVEKVAAHFGGVDILISNAGAAFQGKLLSVDEATFRKAFDLNFWSHHYMARAAVRVMEKQKTGGALVFNVSKQAVNPGPDLGPYGTSKAALMALMRQYAIEHGPSGITANAVNADRIRTGLMTDQMVAERSKARGVTPEVYMRGNLVGREVTGADVAAAFVHLAKARTSTGAVVTVDGGNVAAMMR, encoded by the coding sequence CCTCGCCATCCGCACCTATACGACGCGCCTTCTGGGCAGCGATCCGGAACTCGTGCTGCATGGCGGCGGCAATACGTCGGTGAAGACCGTCCTGACCGACATGGACGGCAGCGAGGTCGACGTACTGTGCGTCAAGGGCAGCGGCTGGGACATGGGTGTCATCGAGCCCGCCGGCCTGCCCGCCGTAAGACTCCATCCGCTGCAGGCGATGGTCGAGTTTGAGACGCTTTCTGACGAGGACATGGTGATGCTTCAGCGTCGGCTGCTGCTAGATCCCTATGCGCCGAATCCCTCGATCGAGGCGATCCTGCACGCGATCCTGCCGTTCCGGCATATCGACCACACGCACGCAAACGCCATCGTGTCGCTGACCGACCAGCCGCATGGCGAGGACCTCATCCGTGAACTGTTCCCGGATTCCATCGTGGTTCCCTACGTCATGCCGGGCTTCGATCTCGCCAAGGCCTGCGACAAGGCTTTTAAGGCGCAGCCGAAAGCCGACGGCATGATCCTGCTGAAACACGGCATCTTCACCTGGTCCGACGATTCGCGCACGTCCTACGAGGATATGATCGCCAAGATCGACAAGGCCGAAAAGCGTATCGCGCAGGGCAGGGCCAGGCCGTTCACGGGCGTTTCGCTGCCGCAAAACCTCGCTTCAGTCGGCGAGGTCGCGCCGATCCTGCGCGGAGCCATCGCCCTCGACAGCGGGCTGGAAGGTGCGCCGAAGCGCTTCGTGCTGGAATACCGCACGAGCGAGAAGATTCTGGATTTCTGCAACGCCGGCAACGCCGGTGATCTGGTGCGCCGTGGCAACGCGACGCCCGAGCATGTCATCCATATCAAGCGTTTCGGCGTCGCGCTGCCCGCACCCGTCAAGGGCGAGCTCGATCAATGGGCGAAGGCGGTGCGCGATGCCGTCGCCGCCTACAAGGATGACTACATCGCGTATTTCGAGCGCAACAATGTGCGCGTCGGCGGCATCAAGAAGATGCTCGATCCCATGCCGCGCGTCTTCTACGTCGCCGGCGTAGGCATCTTCGCTGCGGGTGCGACGCGCAAGAGCGCCATGGTCGGAGCGGATTGCGTTGAGGCGACCGTCGAGGTCATCACCAATGCAGAAGGGATCGAGGCCTTCGAGGCGCTGCCGGAACCGGACCTCTTCGACGTCGAGTACTGGTCGCTGGAGCAGGCCAAGCTCGCGAAGAATCTGGAGAAGCCGCTCACCCGGCAGATCGCCATCGTGACCGGCGGCGCCAGCGGCCTCGGCCGGGCCGTGGCGGAGGCGCTGAAGGCCGAGGGTGCCGAAGTCGCCCTTTTCGACATCAACGAGGAGGCGCTGAAGCGTGAGGCGAAGCAGCTTGGCGGGTTTCCGGTCGTCTGCGACGTCACCGATCCGGTTTCAGTCGATGCGGCGGTCGAGAAGGTGGCTGCACATTTCGGCGGCGTCGATATCCTGATCTCGAATGCGGGAGCCGCCTTCCAGGGCAAGCTTCTGTCCGTGGATGAGGCGACGTTCCGGAAGGCTTTCGATCTGAACTTCTGGAGCCATCACTATATGGCGCGGGCGGCGGTGCGGGTGATGGAAAAGCAGAAGACCGGCGGCGCCCTTGTCTTCAACGTCTCCAAGCAGGCGGTCAATCCCGGCCCCGATCTCGGGCCTTACGGCACGTCGAAGGCCGCTCTCATGGCACTGATGCGCCAGTATGCGATCGAGCACGGTCCCTCGGGCATCACGGCCAACGCCGTTAATGCGGACCGTATCCGGACCGGGCTGATGACGGACCAGATGGTCGCGGAACGCAGCAAGGCGCGCGGCGTCACGCCCGAAGTCTATATGCGCGGCAATCTCGTCGGCCGCGAGGTGACCGGCGCCGACGTCGCCGCCGCATTCGTGCATCTGGCCAAGGCCCGCACATCCACCGGCGCGGTCGTCACGGTCGACGGGGGCAACGTCGCCGCGATGATGCGATAG